The genomic DNA CTTCCAGCTGAACTTCCGCAATCACCGGAAGATCGTGGTGGTCGACGGCGAGTGCGCGTTTGTCGGCGGCCACAATATCGGCGTCGAATATCTGGGCGCGAAGCCGCCGCTTTCCCCGTGGCGCGATACGCATATCGAAGTGCGCGGGCCCGCGGTCGCGAGCATCCAGTTCGTGTTCACCGAAGACTGGTACTGGGCCACGCAGCAGTTGCCGCCGCTTGAGCCGCCGCCGCGTATGCCGGTGGCCGCAGCGTCGCCGGTGGCTGCCTCCGTGGCGGCGTCTGTGTCTGCTCGCGCGGCAGCTGCGGTGTCGGCGTCGGTGTCCGCTTCGATGGCCGCTGCGGTCAGCGCCGCGGCTAACGCGGCTTCCAATGCCACTGCTAATGCCGCTGTCAGCGCGGCTGTTAGCGCTCCAGTCAGTGCTCCGGTCAGCACAACCGTGGCCGAGGCGGTGCGTGTCGCGGTAGCTGCGGCAGCTACGCCGCTGCCGGACGAGCCGGCACCAGGCATGCCGCCGGAAACGGTGTCGGAAACGATGCTCCCGATCAGGACACTGCCGCCCTCGCCCGCGCGGCCTGGGCAACCCGGCATGGCCACCGTATCGGCCCTCGCGCGCGGCGCAACCGCACATACGAACGCATCGGCATTCACCCCGGCGGACCGCGCCGGCGACATGCATTGCCTCGTCGTGCCGTCAGGCCCCGCCGACAAGCAGGAAACCTGTTCGCTGTTCTTCGTCGAAGCGATCAGCGCCGCACGCAAGCGGATCTGGATCACGACGCCCTACCTCGTGCCCGACGAAGCCGTGTTCTCGGCATTGCGCCTCGCGGCGCTGCGCGGCGTGGACGTGCGCATCCTGATTCCGAGCCGGCGCGATCATATCGTCGTGTTCGAAGCGTCGCGGCTCTATGCGCACGACTCGATCCGCGCCGGCGTGCGCGTATTCCGTTACCGGCCGGGCTTTCTGCACCAGAAGGTCGTGCTGATCGACGACGAAGCCGCCGCGGTGGGCAGCGCGAACCTCGACAACCGGTCGTTCCGCCTGAACTTCGAGATCATGGTGCTGACGATCGACCGCGGCTTCGCCGCCGAGGTCGAAGCGATGCTCCTGCGCGACTTCGCCGATGCCTATGAGATCGACCGCAGCGAATACCGGAAGTCGCCGGCATGGCGCCGCATGGCGATGCACGTGGCGCGGCTCTTCGCGCCGATCCTGTAACCGGTATGTAGCGCCGCGGCGCGCGGTGCTACAGCACCTTCTCGATATCGACCGCGATCTCGTCAGGCTTTTTGGGCGGCCCGTAGCGCCTGAGCACCTCGCCGTCGCGGTTAACGAGAAACTTCGTGAAGTTCCAATTGATCCGCTTCAAGCCGAGCAGCCCCGGCGCCTCCGTCTTCAGATATCTGAAAAGCGGATGCGTATTCTCGCCGTTCACCTCGATCTTCTCGAACAGCTGGAACGACACGCCGAAGTTCCTTTCGCAGAAGTTGCCGATCTGCTCGGCGTCGCCGGGTTCCTGCTTGCCGAACTGGTTGCACGGAAAGCCGAGCACTTCGAGGCCGCGCGCCGCGTATTGCTGGTAAAGATTCTGCAAGCCTTTGTATTGCGGCGTGAAGCCGCATTCGCTGGCGGTGTTCACGATCAGCAGGGGCCGGCCGCGATAGCGTTCGAAACTGATCTCCTCGCCATTCAACGCGCGAGCCGAGAACGAATAGATGGAGGTTGTTGTGCTGGTGGTCTTTGCCATATGCGCTCCCGAAGAAAGTCATCAGTTTACGTACGCGGAGCTTTCGCGCCAGTCGGCCGAACGGACGATGCCAGGCAACACGCGGCACAGTCTAAAATAGCGTTTTTCTCTCGCCCGGCCCTGTTGTGATCCGTTTCAATCAGTTCAGTCTCGCGCGCGGCACCAAACCGCTTTTCGAACAGACGTCGTTTACGTTGAACCCCGGCGAAAAAGCCGGCCTGGTCGGCGCGAACGGCGCCGGCAAGTCCACGCTCTTTTCCGTGCTGCGCGGCGAGCTGCATGCGGACGGCGGCGATGTTTCGTTACCGCCGTCCTGGCAGATCGCGCATGTCGCGCAGGAAACCCCGGCCGCCGATAAAAGCGCGCTCGAGTACACGCTCGATGGCGATGCCGCGTTGCGCGCGATCGAAGCGCGCATCGCCGCCGCCTCGGCCGCGCACGACGGCAGCGCCGAAGCCGAGGCGCACGCCGCATTTGCCGACGCCGATGGCTACACCGCGCCCGCACGCGCCGAGGCCTTGCTGCTCGGCTTAGGCTTCACGCTCGAACAAACCCGTGCGAGCGTCGGCAGCTTCTCGGGCGGCTGGCGCATGCGGCTCAATCTCGCGCAAGCGCTGATGTGCCGCTCCGACCTGCTGCTGCTCGACGAGCCGACGAACCACCTCGACCTCGATGCGATCGTCTGGCTCGAAGACTGGCTGCATCGCTATCCGGGCACGCTCGTCGTGATCTCGCACGACCGCGAGTTCCTTGATTCGGTGTGCAATGTTACGCTGCATCTCGAGAACCGGCAGGTCAAGCGCTACGGCGGCAACTACTCGCAGTTCGAAGTCCTGCGCGCCCAGCAACTGGCGCTGCAGCAGAGCGCTTACGAGAAGCAGCAGAAGACCGTCGCGCATCTGCAAAGCTTTATCGACCGCTTCAAGGCGAAGGCCACCAAGGCGCGTCAGGCGCAAAGCCGGATGAAGGCGCTCGAGAAGATGGAGCTGATCGCGCCCGCGCATGTCGCCTCGCCGTTTACGTTCGAGTTCCGCGCGCCCGACGCCGCGCCGAACCCGATGATGGTGATGGACGATGTGCGTTGCGGTTATCGCGCCGACGACGGCGGCGAAATACCGATCGTCGAACGCGTCACGCTGTCGATCCAGAACGGCCAGCGTATCGGCCTGCTCGGCGCGAACGGCCAGGGCAAGTCGACACTGATCAAGACGCTCGCCGGCACGCTCGACGCATTGAGCGGCCATACGCATGAGGGTAAGGGACTGCGCATCGGCTACTTCGCGCAGCATCAGCTCGAAACGCTGCGCCCCGACGACTCCCCTTTGCAACATCTCGCACGCCTTGCGCCCGATACGCGCGAGCAGGAGCTGCGCGACTTCCTCGGTGGCTTCAACTTCTCGGGCGACATGGCCACCGCGGCGATCGCACCGTTTTCGGGCGGCGAGAAGGCGCGCCTCGCGCTCGCGCTGATCATCTGGCAGAAGCCCAACCTGCTTCTGCTCGACGAGCCGACCAACCACCTCGACCTCGAAACGCGCCATGCATTGACAATGGCGCTCGCGCAGTTCGAAGGCACGCTGATCCTCGTCTCGCACGACCGGCATCTGTTGCGCGCGACGACCGATCAGTTCATGCTCGTCGCGAAACACCGGCTGCAGCCGTTCGACGGCGACCTCGACGACTACCGCGACTGGCTGTTGCAGCACGCGGCCGAGCAGCGCGCGGCGCTGAAGGCGGGTGAAGCGAAGGCGAACAATGTCGCGAACGGCGGAGCGGACGACAGTGGCGGCAACGGCGACGCCACGTTGAACCGCAAGGAACAGCGCCGTCAGGAAGCCGAAACGCGCCAGAAGCTTGCGCACCTGAAAAAGCCGCTGCAAACGCGCATTACGAAGATCGAGAAGGAAATGGACGCGCTGAACGCCGAGAAGGCCACGCTCGATGCGTTCGTCGCGGACCCGGCCAGCTACAACGTTGAACTCAAGACGAAGCTGACCGAAGCGCTGCGCCGGCAAGCCGACGTCGCCGGCCGCCTCGAGACGCTCGAAGCGCAGTGGCTCGAGGCGCACGAGGAACTGGAGCAGATCGGCTAGGGGTTTAGCTGCCGCGGTTTGGCGACTGCGGTTTGGCGACTGCGGTTTTTCGCAACTGCGGGTTGGCAACGGCGGCTTGGTAACTGCGGTTTGGCAACTGCGATTTGGCAACTGCGGGTTGGCAACGGCGGCTTGGTAACTGCGGCTTGGTAACTGCGGTTTGGCAACGGCGATTTTGCAGCCGCGATCTGAACGCTGCAGAATGCGAACTGGCTGCTGCTGCGCGATCCGCCATTGCAAGCTAAGCCACTGCGCGCGCGTCACGCGCGGACACTATCAACGACCGGAGGATAACCTTGTCTTCTGCTGATGCACTGAAAGGCTTGCGCGTGATCGACCTCACGCGCATTCTGCCCGGCCCCGTCGCCACGCTGCGGCTTGCGGAAATGGGCGCTGACGTGCTGAAGATCGAAGCGCCCGGTGACGGCGATGCATCGCGCGTGATGTTGCAAAGCGAGACGGACCAGCTCGAAGGCCGGCCGAGCATGCTCTATCAGATCGTCAACCGCGGCAAACGCGTGACGCGGCTCGACCTGAAAACGGAAGCGGGCAACACAGTGCTGCGCGCGCTCGCGCGCGAAGCGGATGTGATCGTCGAGAGTTTCCGGCCCGGCGTGATGGACCGGCTCGGGCTCGGCTACGAAGCGTTGCGCGAGCTGAATCCAAAACTCGTCTATTGCTCGATTACCGGTTACGGATCAACCGGCGTCTACTCGACCATCGCCGGGCACGACCTCAACTTTATCGCTTACTCCGGTGTTCTCGATCAGCTCGCCTCGCGCGACGGCACACCGATCGTGCCGAACTTCCAGATCGGCGATATGCTCGGCGGCGCGTTGAGCGCGATCACGCAGATTCTCGCGGCGCTCTGGCATGTCGCGCGCGGCGGCGAAGGCCGCTTCGTCGATGTGTCGATGACCCACGCCACGCACGCGCACAACGTGGTCGCGCATGTCGGGCTCGTCAACGATGGCACGGCGCCCGCGCACGGCACGGGGCTTCTCAATGGCGGCGCGCCCTGCTACAACCTCTACCGCACGCGCGACGGCCGTTGGCTCGCGATTGCGGCGCTCGAACTCAAATTCTGGGAAACGCTGTGCACGGCGCTGAACCGGCCCGATTGGGCCAAGCGCCACTGGAGCTTGGGGCAGGCGCTCGGCGGCCCCGATGCCGTGGCGTTGACGCAGGAAATGATGGCCTTGATCGCGACGCGCACGCTTGCCGAATGGATCGAGTTGCTCGAGCCGCTGAACTGCTGCGTGGCGCCGGTGCTGACACCGGCGGAAGCGGCTCAACATCCGCTGTTTGCTCCTGAGCTTTACGCAGCCGCCGGACAGGAAAACTACACGGCGGATAACACGGGCGACGGCGCCATTCCGCAAGAATGGGACCGCGCGAGAGCCGTGAAGGGATATGAAGGCGGATAGGAAGGCTGAGGTGGGCCGCGCCTGAACCGTCGTGCCCGAGCCGGCGGCGTCTGAAACCGGCCGCACAGGCCGTAGCGCCACGAGCGGGATCGAACGCGCTGCGGTCGACATCACCCGCAACGGAAACCAGCCACCCGTCTACATCATTTCACCACCGCTTAGCGCCTCGGCAAGGTCTGCCTCGGCTGACGCTCGTCGTCGATAAGCACGTGTTTGCGCCCCTGAACGTGGCGGCGAATCGTGGCCCGCACTTCGTCGGGCGTGATGTCTTCGGCGACCACGCGGCGCGAAATCTGCCCGCCCGTGTCGATCCATTCGACGATCCGGCAACTGTCGCCCCACGGCTGGGGAATCGGCGGCGATACGCGGCAGCCGCGCAGGTTCGCGAGCCGATCCGCTTCGGGTTCACGAGTCAGTTTCAAGACGCATCCTTTTTCCGTTTATGACGGATTGCCTATGCGCCAAAGAATAGGGAAATCGTGTGGAATCTGGGTTACAGCCGCCGGCATGATATTTACAGCGGATTACGTCACGCACCATGTGCGTGCGTGATGGGTCCGTCATTCGAGCGTGCGCACGCGGTCGATCGCCTGTTCGATACGCTCGACCGCGATCACCTGCAGCCCGTCGATCGCCTGCTTCGGCGCATTGGCCTTCGGAATCAGCGCGACCGAAAAGCCGAGCTTGGCGGCTTCCTTCAGACGCTCCTGACCGCGTGGCGACGGCCGGATCTCGCCCGCGAGCCCGACTTCGCCGAATACGATGAGCCCCTTCGGCAGCGGCTTGTTGCGCATCGACGAGTGGATCGCAAGCAGCACCGCGAGATCGGCGGCGGGCTCGGTGATCTTCACGCCGCCGACCGCATTCAGAAAGACGTCCTGATCGAAGCACGCGATGCCCGCGTGACGATGCAGCACCGCGAGCAGCATCGCGAGCCGGTTCTGCTCGAGGCCGACCGCAAGCCGCCGCGGATTCGGCACGTTCGCGGTATCGACGAGGGCCTGCACTTCGACGAGCAGCGGCCGCGTGCCTTCCTGCGTAACGAGCACGCACGAGCCCGGCACGATCTGTTCGTGCTGCGACAGAAACAGTGCGGACGGATTCGCGACGCCGCGCAAACCGCGCTCGGTCATCGCGAACACGCCGAGCTCGTTGACGGCGCCGAAGCGGTTCTTGAACGCGCGCACCAGACGGAACGACGAATGTGTGTCGCCTTCGAAATACAACACCGTGTCGACGATATGTTCAAGCACGCGCGGACCGGCGAGATTGCCCTCTTTCGTGACGTGCCCGACCATGATGATCGCCGTGCCCGACTGCTTCGCGACGCGCGTCAGTTGCGCCGCGCATTCGCGCACCTGCGCGACCGAGCCCGGCGCCGAGGTCAGCGCCTCCGAATAGACGGTCTGGATCGAATCGATAACGGCGACGTCGGGCCGCTCCTCGGCAATCGTCGCCTGGATTTTCTCGAGTTGAATCTCGGCGAGCAGCTTCAGTTCGTTGGCGTTCGAGCCCGGTTCGAGCAGCGACAGACGTTGCGCGCGCAACGCAATCTGCGCGGCCGATTCCTCGCCGCTCACATAGAGCGCGCGCCGCTCGCTGGCGATCTGCGCGAGCGACTGCAACAGCAAAGTCGATTTGCCGATGCCCGGGTCGCCGCCGATCAGCACGACGCCGCCCGCGACGAGCCCGCCGCCGAGCACGCGGTCGAATTCGCCGACGCCGGTCGAAAAACGCGGCACATCGGATGCTTCGATATCGGCCAGGCGTTGCACCGGCGCGCTCTTCGCGAGCGACTGGAAGCGATGCGCGGAGGCCGATTCGGCCACCGTCTCGACCAACGTATTCCACGCATGGCAGGACGGGCACTGCCCTTGCCACTTCGGCGACGACGCGCCGCATTCGGTGCAGGTGTACAACGTTTTCTGTTTAGCCACGCAGACCTTGCCTGATTTGTATTGTCATAGGGAAGGAAAAGCGGCAGGCCGCCCTTCACACCGCATTCGCGGCTGCCCAGTTCGATGATTGACGCGCCGGTGCTTACTGCGCGGATTTGCCACACCGCGCGGATCGGTTACCGCACAGCGGCGCGCGGTTGCTTATTCCGCGCGGACCGGCACGCGCATCGCGACCGCGCACATCAGCTCGTAGCCGATCGTGCCGCATGCCTGTGCGACGTCGTCGATCGGCAGCGCGTTGCCCCAGAGTTCGACACGCGAGCCGATACCGGCCTGCGGACACGGCGTCAGATCGACGGTGATCATGTCCATCGACACGCGCCCAACGATGCGTGTGCGAATGCCGTCGACGATCACGGGCGTGCCTTCGGGCGCATTGCGCGGGTAACCGTCCGCGTAACCGCACGCGACGACGCCGATGCGCATGCCCGCGCGCGCCTTGAAGATCGAGCCGTAGCCGACCGTCTCGCCTTCGGGCAGCGTCTGCACGGCGATCAGTTCCGAGGCGAGCGTCATGGCCGGCTGCAGACCCGTGCTGCGAATGTCGGTATGCACGCCCGACGGCGATGCGCCATACAGCATGATGCCGGGCCGGACCCAGTCGAAATGCGACTTCGGATGCCACAGCGTGGCCGCCGAATTCGCGAGGCTGCGCGCACCGGCAATGCCCTTCGCGCCGCGCTCGAACGCTTCCATCTGATGCTCGATGCCGCGCTCGCCGTCGGCGTCGGAAAAGTGGGTCATCAGCGTGATCTGGCCGACGCCCGGGCAAGCGCGCGCGCGCTCCCAGGCGGCGCGGAACCGGTCCGGCGTGTAGCCGAGGCGGTTCATGCCGCTATTCATCTTGAGCTGGATATTGACCGGCTTGGACAGCCGCGCCATTTCGAGCATGCGCAGCTGCTCGTCCGAATGCAGCGCCGTGGTGAGGCTGTAGCGGTCGATCAGATCGATATCGGTCGGACGAAAAAAGCCTTCGAGCAACAAAATCGGGCCCGCCCAGCCCAATTCGCGCAACTTCACCGCTTCTTCGAGGTCCAGCAACCCAAAGCCGTCCGTTGCGCGCAATCCGGGGAACGCACGCGCCATTCCGTGGCCATACGCATTCGCCTTGACGATTGCCCAGATTTTGGACTTTGGCGCATAGCGGCGGACCACCGCGAGATTGTTGGCGAGAGCGGCGGTATGGATCGTGGCAAGGAGCGGGCGCGGCATGGGATTTTTGAGTAAAGACACTTTCGAATCAGCAGCTTACAGCGCGTTTTCAGCGCCACGAAGCCCGCTGCGACTGGACGATCAAGGATTTTGCTAGTCAGTATCCAGCTATTTTCATGATATAAAGCCGTGCGCACAACCCATTTCGAACGGAATAAGCCCGAACGTCATATCCACGGTCTTGCCCGCCAGACCGTCGCGAGGACAGCATCGCATCAGATGAAAAAAGGTTTTTACACGATCATGGCCGCGCAGTTCTTCTCGTCGCTGGCCGACAATGCGCTGCTGATCGCTGCTATCGCACTGCTGAAAGACCTTCACGCCCCCAATTGGATGACGCCGCTGCTCAAGCTGTTCTTTGTGCTGTCGTACGTCGTGCTGGCCGCCTTCGTGGGCGCGTTCGCCGACTCACGGCCCAAAGGGCGCGTGATGTTCGTGACGAACACGATCAAGGTGATCGGCTGCGTCACGATGCTGGTCGGGGCGCATCCGCTGATTGCATACGGCATCGTCGGCTTCGGCGCCGCGGCCTATTCGCCGGCCAAGTACGGGATACTCACCGAGCTGCTGCCGCCTGACCGCCTCGTCGCCGCGAACGGCTGGATAGAGGGCACGACGGTCGGCTCGATCATCCTCGGCACCGTGCTCGGCGGCGCGCTGATCAGCCCGCATATCGCCTCGCACATCATCAAACACACGCCGTCCGCGATCCATACGCCCGCCGAAGCGGCGATGCTGATCATCATCATCATCTACGTGGTCGCGGCGCTCTTCAATCTGCGCATCCCTGACACCGGTGCGCGCTATCCGAAACAGGAACGCGGACCGCTCAAGCTCATCACCGACTTCGCCGACTGTTTCAACATTCTCTGGCACGACAAGCTCGGCCAGATCTCGCTCGCGGTCACGACGCTCTTCTGGGGCGCGGGCGCGACGCTGCAGTTCATCGTGTTGAAATGGGCCGAGGTGTCGCTCGGCATGTCGCTGTCGGAGGGCGCGATCCTGCAGGCCGTGGTCGCGGTCGGCGTCGCGGCGGGCGCGATGATCGCCGCCGCGCGCGTGCCGCTGAAGAAATCGCTGTCGGTGCTGCCGGTCGGCATCATCATGGGCATCGCGGTGATGCTGATGGCGTTCTACACGCGGCATCTGTTTCCGCCGCACTGGGGCATCTATTTCGGCCGCATGCATATCGGCGGCTACCTGATTTTCGCGTATGTGTTCCTGATGGTGGTCGGCGCGCTGTCGGGCTTCTTTGTGGTGCCGATGAACGCGCTGCTGCAGCATCGCGGCCACGTGCTGCTGTCGGCCGGACACTCAATTGCCGTGCAGAATTTCAACGAGAACCTGTCCGTGCTCGTGATGCTGTGCCTCTATGCGGTGCTCG from Paraburkholderia edwinii includes the following:
- a CDS encoding glutathione peroxidase, translating into MAKTTSTTTSIYSFSARALNGEEISFERYRGRPLLIVNTASECGFTPQYKGLQNLYQQYAARGLEVLGFPCNQFGKQEPGDAEQIGNFCERNFGVSFQLFEKIEVNGENTHPLFRYLKTEAPGLLGLKRINWNFTKFLVNRDGEVLRRYGPPKKPDEIAVDIEKVL
- a CDS encoding CaiB/BaiF CoA transferase family protein, which codes for MSSADALKGLRVIDLTRILPGPVATLRLAEMGADVLKIEAPGDGDASRVMLQSETDQLEGRPSMLYQIVNRGKRVTRLDLKTEAGNTVLRALAREADVIVESFRPGVMDRLGLGYEALRELNPKLVYCSITGYGSTGVYSTIAGHDLNFIAYSGVLDQLASRDGTPIVPNFQIGDMLGGALSAITQILAALWHVARGGEGRFVDVSMTHATHAHNVVAHVGLVNDGTAPAHGTGLLNGGAPCYNLYRTRDGRWLAIAALELKFWETLCTALNRPDWAKRHWSLGQALGGPDAVALTQEMMALIATRTLAEWIELLEPLNCCVAPVLTPAEAAQHPLFAPELYAAAGQENYTADNTGDGAIPQEWDRARAVKGYEGG
- the radA gene encoding DNA repair protein RadA; this translates as MAKQKTLYTCTECGASSPKWQGQCPSCHAWNTLVETVAESASAHRFQSLAKSAPVQRLADIEASDVPRFSTGVGEFDRVLGGGLVAGGVVLIGGDPGIGKSTLLLQSLAQIASERRALYVSGEESAAQIALRAQRLSLLEPGSNANELKLLAEIQLEKIQATIAEERPDVAVIDSIQTVYSEALTSAPGSVAQVRECAAQLTRVAKQSGTAIIMVGHVTKEGNLAGPRVLEHIVDTVLYFEGDTHSSFRLVRAFKNRFGAVNELGVFAMTERGLRGVANPSALFLSQHEQIVPGSCVLVTQEGTRPLLVEVQALVDTANVPNPRRLAVGLEQNRLAMLLAVLHRHAGIACFDQDVFLNAVGGVKITEPAADLAVLLAIHSSMRNKPLPKGLIVFGEVGLAGEIRPSPRGQERLKEAAKLGFSVALIPKANAPKQAIDGLQVIAVERIEQAIDRVRTLE
- the lplT gene encoding lysophospholipid transporter LplT, encoding MKKGFYTIMAAQFFSSLADNALLIAAIALLKDLHAPNWMTPLLKLFFVLSYVVLAAFVGAFADSRPKGRVMFVTNTIKVIGCVTMLVGAHPLIAYGIVGFGAAAYSPAKYGILTELLPPDRLVAANGWIEGTTVGSIILGTVLGGALISPHIASHIIKHTPSAIHTPAEAAMLIIIIIYVVAALFNLRIPDTGARYPKQERGPLKLITDFADCFNILWHDKLGQISLAVTTLFWGAGATLQFIVLKWAEVSLGMSLSEGAILQAVVAVGVAAGAMIAAARVPLKKSLSVLPVGIIMGIAVMLMAFYTRHLFPPHWGIYFGRMHIGGYLIFAYVFLMVVGALSGFFVVPMNALLQHRGHVLLSAGHSIAVQNFNENLSVLVMLCLYAVLVWLDVPITIVIVLFGTFVCVMMWLVMRRHQANQRAFDSVALIGEARH
- the alr gene encoding alanine racemase; translation: MPRPLLATIHTAALANNLAVVRRYAPKSKIWAIVKANAYGHGMARAFPGLRATDGFGLLDLEEAVKLRELGWAGPILLLEGFFRPTDIDLIDRYSLTTALHSDEQLRMLEMARLSKPVNIQLKMNSGMNRLGYTPDRFRAAWERARACPGVGQITLMTHFSDADGERGIEHQMEAFERGAKGIAGARSLANSAATLWHPKSHFDWVRPGIMLYGASPSGVHTDIRSTGLQPAMTLASELIAVQTLPEGETVGYGSIFKARAGMRIGVVACGYADGYPRNAPEGTPVIVDGIRTRIVGRVSMDMITVDLTPCPQAGIGSRVELWGNALPIDDVAQACGTIGYELMCAVAMRVPVRAE
- a CDS encoding cardiolipin synthase; the protein is MQFDLLHIGTLVFICHLLGVIAACHAVLHTRTSQGAIAWAVSLVAMPYLTLIPYLFLGRSKFAGYVDARRFGNELLRTRAHPPEWATQPSSHERPTQALGEHLVRSLTRLSGMPFLPGNAVRTLVNGEATFLAILEAIESARSYVIVQFFIVRADALGELIKDTLIRKVEQGVHAYVLYDSIGSFDLPHRYVAEMRAGGVEMHPFATNRRFVNRFQLNFRNHRKIVVVDGECAFVGGHNIGVEYLGAKPPLSPWRDTHIEVRGPAVASIQFVFTEDWYWATQQLPPLEPPPRMPVAAASPVAASVAASVSARAAAAVSASVSASMAAAVSAAANAASNATANAAVSAAVSAPVSAPVSTTVAEAVRVAVAAAATPLPDEPAPGMPPETVSETMLPIRTLPPSPARPGQPGMATVSALARGATAHTNASAFTPADRAGDMHCLVVPSGPADKQETCSLFFVEAISAARKRIWITTPYLVPDEAVFSALRLAALRGVDVRILIPSRRDHIVVFEASRLYAHDSIRAGVRVFRYRPGFLHQKVVLIDDEAAAVGSANLDNRSFRLNFEIMVLTIDRGFAAEVEAMLLRDFADAYEIDRSEYRKSPAWRRMAMHVARLFAPIL
- a CDS encoding DUF2866 domain-containing protein; this encodes MKLTREPEADRLANLRGCRVSPPIPQPWGDSCRIVEWIDTGGQISRRVVAEDITPDEVRATIRRHVQGRKHVLIDDERQPRQTLPRR
- a CDS encoding ATP-binding cassette domain-containing protein; this encodes MIRFNQFSLARGTKPLFEQTSFTLNPGEKAGLVGANGAGKSTLFSVLRGELHADGGDVSLPPSWQIAHVAQETPAADKSALEYTLDGDAALRAIEARIAAASAAHDGSAEAEAHAAFADADGYTAPARAEALLLGLGFTLEQTRASVGSFSGGWRMRLNLAQALMCRSDLLLLDEPTNHLDLDAIVWLEDWLHRYPGTLVVISHDREFLDSVCNVTLHLENRQVKRYGGNYSQFEVLRAQQLALQQSAYEKQQKTVAHLQSFIDRFKAKATKARQAQSRMKALEKMELIAPAHVASPFTFEFRAPDAAPNPMMVMDDVRCGYRADDGGEIPIVERVTLSIQNGQRIGLLGANGQGKSTLIKTLAGTLDALSGHTHEGKGLRIGYFAQHQLETLRPDDSPLQHLARLAPDTREQELRDFLGGFNFSGDMATAAIAPFSGGEKARLALALIIWQKPNLLLLDEPTNHLDLETRHALTMALAQFEGTLILVSHDRHLLRATTDQFMLVAKHRLQPFDGDLDDYRDWLLQHAAEQRAALKAGEAKANNVANGGADDSGGNGDATLNRKEQRRQEAETRQKLAHLKKPLQTRITKIEKEMDALNAEKATLDAFVADPASYNVELKTKLTEALRRQADVAGRLETLEAQWLEAHEELEQIG